A DNA window from Camelina sativa cultivar DH55 chromosome 13, Cs, whole genome shotgun sequence contains the following coding sequences:
- the LOC109128427 gene encoding uncharacterized protein LOC109128427 produces MSERPSRHQRRPSQSFPISLDDLSDISLAVAASPPSSVPTQPPRHQIPPPSPAAPPANHSDNVSKDHKGNASSN; encoded by the coding sequence ATGTCCGAGAGACCAAGCCGTCACCAAAGAAGACCTTCTCAGAGCTtcccgatctcccttgatgacCTCTCCGATATCTCTCTCGCAGTGGCAGCAAGTCCTCCTTCATCCGTTCCTACTCAGCCACCGCGCCACCAGATCCCTCCGCCTTCTCCGGCAGCTCCTCCGGCAAACCACAGCGACAATGTTAGCAAGGATCACAAAGGGAACGCTTCTTCTAATTGA
- the LOC104734266 gene encoding probable histone H2A.4 — translation MDSGTKTKKGAAGRRGGGGGPKKKPVSRTVKSGLQFPVGRIGRYLKKGRYSKRVGTGAPVYLAAVLEYLAAEVLELAGNAARDNKKNRIIPRHVLLAVRNDEELGTLLKGVTIAHGGVLPNINPILLPKKSEKAASTTKTPKSPSKATKSPKKA, via the exons ATGGATTCTGGAACAAAAACGAAGAAAGGAGCAGCTGGAAGAAGAGGCGGTGGAGGAGGTCCTAAGAAGAAACCGGTTTCCCGGACGGTTAAATCCGGTCTACAGTTTCCTGTCGGTAGGATCGGTCGGTATCTTAAGAAAGGCCGTTATTCGAAACGTGTTGGAACCGGAGCTCCGGTCTATCTCGCCGCAGTCCTCGAGTATCTTGCTGCTGAG GTTCTTGAGCTAGCGGGTAACGCTgcaagagataacaaaaagaacCGTATCATACCACGCCATGTTCTATTAGCAGTGAGGAACGACGAGGAGTTAGGGACGCTACTCAAAGGCGTAACCATCGCACACGGCGGAGTTTTACCAAACATAAACCCAATCCTCCTCCCAAAGAAGTCTGAGAAAGCAGCTTCAACCACAAAAACACCCAAGTCACCATCAAAGGCTACCAAATCCCCTAAGAAGGCATAA